From Mycolicibacterium nivoides, a single genomic window includes:
- a CDS encoding 4Fe-4S binding protein: MTQKLPPRLADHPTVRAVRARPEAAVPDVIDADWLRALCLDAGADDVAFASVDDPALASEREHVGAALPGVGSYISLVVKMNRDNVRSSTRSVANQEFHRSGEVINEAAHRITRALEDAGHRAVNPSATFPMEMDRFPGRIWVVAHKPVAVASGLGVMGIHRNVIHPRFGNFILLATILVGAPISSYGVPLDYSPCLECKLCVAVCPVGAIGKDGEFDFVACSVHNYREFMGGFTDWAQTIADSSDAADFRSRVSDSENASMWQSLSFKANYKAAYCLAVCPAGEDVIEPYLDDRKEFMDRVLKPLQDKRETLYVLPNSAAKAHAEKRYPHKTVKVVDSGIRGR; the protein is encoded by the coding sequence ATGACGCAGAAACTCCCGCCCCGCCTGGCCGACCACCCGACAGTCCGCGCGGTGCGTGCTCGTCCGGAAGCGGCGGTTCCCGACGTGATCGACGCCGACTGGCTGCGGGCGTTGTGCTTGGACGCCGGGGCCGACGACGTGGCCTTCGCCAGCGTGGACGACCCCGCCCTGGCCTCTGAGCGCGAGCATGTGGGGGCCGCGCTCCCCGGGGTCGGCAGCTACATCTCGCTGGTCGTGAAGATGAACCGCGACAACGTCCGCTCGTCCACCCGCAGCGTGGCCAACCAGGAGTTCCATCGCAGCGGGGAGGTCATCAACGAGGCGGCCCACCGGATCACCCGCGCCCTGGAGGACGCAGGCCATCGTGCGGTGAACCCGTCGGCGACCTTCCCGATGGAGATGGACAGGTTCCCCGGGCGGATCTGGGTGGTGGCGCACAAGCCCGTCGCGGTGGCCTCAGGGCTGGGGGTGATGGGAATCCATCGCAACGTGATCCATCCCAGATTCGGCAACTTCATCCTGCTGGCCACCATTCTGGTCGGTGCACCGATCAGCAGTTACGGTGTGCCGTTGGACTATTCGCCGTGCCTGGAATGCAAGCTGTGCGTGGCGGTCTGCCCGGTCGGTGCCATCGGCAAGGACGGCGAGTTCGACTTCGTCGCCTGCTCGGTACACAACTACCGCGAGTTCATGGGCGGGTTCACCGACTGGGCGCAGACCATCGCCGACAGCAGCGATGCGGCCGACTTCCGGTCGCGGGTCAGTGATTCCGAGAATGCGTCGATGTGGCAGAGCCTGTCGTTCAAGGCCAATTACAAGGCGGCGTACTGCCTGGCGGTGTGCCCGGCGGGCGAGGACGTGATCGAGCCCTACCTCGACGACCGCAAGGAGTTCATGGACCGGGTGCTCAAACCGCTGCAGGACAAGCGGGAAACGCTGTACGTGCTGCCGAACTCGGCGGCCAAGGCGCACGCCGAGAAGCGGTATCCCCACAAGACCGTCAAGGTGGTGGACAGCGGAATCCGGGGTCGTTGA
- the lysA gene encoding diaminopimelate decarboxylase yields the protein MTLLDILPSLRGATRPRLDPNIWPLTTGVDEQGRITVGRVPLTDIADEYRTPAYVLDETDFRTRARRYRAALGQAEVVYAGKSLLTTAVARWAAEEGLGVDVCSAAELATALAGGVDPARIVMHGNAKTCDELRDAIDVGVGRIVVDSPMEITYLAGLARRPQAVLIRVTPDIDIHGHRAVTTGVTDQKFGFALADRRAARAAARILATPNLDLVGLHCHIGSQITDPTPYGEAVHRLIGAMADIRAEHGLVLTELNIGGGHGVPYVRGDAALDIAALATVVDDELTAACAAERFPRPRLVVEPGRAISARAGVTLYRVCGVKSQPGGRTFVAVDGGMSDNPRVALYGAKYTVALANRHPLGPTMVATVVGRHCEAGDEIVHDVELPADIHAGDLLAVACTGAYQHSMASTYNMVGRPPVVSVRDGASRALVRRETTADLLSRDLG from the coding sequence ATGACCTTGCTGGACATCCTGCCCTCACTTCGCGGCGCCACCCGGCCACGCCTCGATCCGAACATCTGGCCGCTGACCACAGGGGTCGACGAGCAGGGCCGCATCACCGTCGGCCGGGTGCCGCTGACCGACATCGCCGACGAGTACCGCACCCCGGCCTATGTGCTCGACGAGACAGATTTCCGGACCCGCGCCCGGCGCTACCGGGCCGCCCTCGGCCAGGCCGAGGTGGTCTATGCGGGCAAGTCGCTGCTGACCACCGCCGTCGCACGGTGGGCCGCCGAGGAAGGCCTCGGCGTGGACGTGTGCTCGGCGGCCGAACTCGCGACCGCGTTGGCAGGCGGGGTCGACCCGGCGCGCATCGTGATGCACGGCAATGCCAAGACGTGCGACGAGCTGCGCGACGCGATCGACGTGGGGGTGGGCCGGATCGTGGTCGATTCTCCGATGGAGATCACCTACCTGGCCGGGCTGGCCCGCCGGCCCCAGGCGGTGCTGATCCGGGTCACGCCCGACATCGACATCCACGGACACCGCGCCGTCACCACCGGCGTGACGGACCAGAAGTTCGGCTTCGCGCTGGCCGATCGCCGGGCCGCCCGCGCGGCCGCCCGCATCCTTGCCACCCCGAACCTGGATCTGGTTGGCCTGCACTGCCATATCGGCTCGCAGATCACCGACCCCACGCCCTACGGCGAGGCCGTCCACCGGTTGATCGGTGCGATGGCCGACATCCGTGCCGAACACGGCCTGGTGCTGACCGAGCTCAACATCGGCGGCGGCCACGGGGTTCCGTATGTCCGCGGCGACGCGGCGCTCGATATCGCCGCGCTGGCGACCGTCGTCGACGACGAGCTGACCGCGGCGTGCGCGGCCGAACGGTTCCCGCGGCCACGCCTGGTCGTCGAACCCGGCCGCGCCATCAGCGCGCGGGCCGGGGTGACGCTGTACCGGGTGTGCGGGGTGAAGTCCCAGCCCGGCGGGCGCACGTTCGTCGCTGTCGACGGCGGTATGAGCGACAATCCGCGGGTCGCGCTGTACGGAGCGAAATACACGGTGGCCCTGGCCAATCGGCATCCATTAGGGCCGACCATGGTGGCCACAGTGGTAGGACGGCATTGCGAGGCCGGCGACGAGATCGTGCACGATGTCGAACTGCCCGCCGACATCCACGCCGGCGATCTGCTGGCGGTGGCATGCACCGGGGCCTACCAGCACAGCATGGCCTCGACCTACAACATGGTGGGTCGCCCGCCCGTGGTGTCGGTGCGCGACGGCGCTTCGCGGGCGTTGGTGCGCCGGGAGACGACGGCGGACCTGCTGTCGCGGGATCTGGGCTGA
- the pth gene encoding aminoacyl-tRNA hydrolase, protein MAEPLLVVGLGNPGPAYAKTRHNIGFMVADVLAARIGSAFKVHKKSGAEVITGRLAGAPVVLAKPRCYMNESGRQVGPLAKFYSVPPARIVVIHDELDIDFGRIRLKVGGGEGGHNGLRSVASALGSRDFQRVRIGVGRPPGRKDPAAFVLEAFTAAERAEVPTICEQAADATELLIAQGLEPAQNTVHAW, encoded by the coding sequence ATGGCCGAGCCGCTGCTGGTGGTGGGCCTGGGAAATCCCGGGCCCGCCTACGCCAAGACCCGGCACAATATCGGGTTCATGGTGGCCGATGTACTGGCCGCCCGCATCGGCTCGGCCTTCAAGGTGCACAAGAAATCCGGTGCCGAGGTGATCACCGGCCGGCTCGCAGGAGCTCCGGTGGTACTGGCCAAGCCTCGGTGCTACATGAACGAGTCCGGCCGTCAGGTCGGGCCGTTGGCCAAGTTCTATTCGGTGCCGCCGGCCCGGATCGTGGTCATCCACGACGAGCTCGACATCGACTTCGGCCGGATCCGGCTCAAGGTCGGCGGCGGCGAGGGCGGCCACAATGGGCTGCGTTCAGTGGCATCAGCATTGGGCAGCAGGGACTTTCAGCGGGTCCGCATCGGAGTGGGCCGCCCGCCGGGCCGTAAGGATCCGGCGGCGTTCGTGCTGGAGGCCTTCACGGCCGCCGAACGTGCCGAGGTGCCGACCATCTGCGAGCAGGCCGCCGACGCCACCGAGCTGTTGATCGCCCAGGGCCTGGAGCCGGCCCAGAACACCGTGCACGCCTGGTGA
- a CDS encoding TetR/AcrR family transcriptional regulator — MTGNERRQQLIEIAKSLFAERGYEGTSIEEIALRANVSKPVVYEHFGGKEGLYAVVVDREMSALLDGITSSLTNNRSRVRVERVALALLTYVEERTDGFRILIRDSPAAITSGTYSTLLNDAVNQVSSILAGDFSRRGLDPELAPLYAQALVGSVSMTAQWWLDVREPKKEVVAAHVVNLMWNGLTHLESDPVLHEE, encoded by the coding sequence ATGACCGGCAACGAACGGCGACAACAGCTCATCGAGATCGCCAAGTCGCTGTTTGCCGAACGGGGCTACGAGGGCACCTCGATCGAGGAGATCGCCCTGCGCGCCAACGTGTCAAAACCCGTGGTCTACGAGCATTTCGGCGGCAAAGAAGGGCTGTACGCCGTCGTCGTCGACCGGGAGATGTCGGCCCTGCTGGACGGGATCACCTCGTCGTTGACCAACAACCGCTCCCGGGTGCGGGTCGAACGCGTCGCGCTGGCCCTGCTGACCTACGTCGAGGAGCGCACCGACGGCTTCCGCATCCTGATCCGCGACTCGCCGGCGGCGATCACCTCGGGGACCTACTCGACGCTGCTCAACGACGCGGTCAACCAGGTCTCCTCGATCCTGGCCGGGGATTTCTCCCGCCGCGGCCTGGACCCCGAACTGGCACCGCTGTACGCCCAGGCGCTGGTCGGGTCGGTGTCGATGACCGCGCAGTGGTGGCTCGACGTGCGGGAGCCGAAGAAGGAAGTGGTGGCCGCCCACGTCGTCAACCTGATGTGGAACGGGCTCACCCACCTGGAGTCCGACCCGGTCCTGCACGAGGAGTAG
- a CDS encoding oxidoreductase, with protein MSEWTSADLPSFSGRRVIVTGANSGLGLVTARELARVGAKVTVAVRNLEKGTAAAETMTGSQGNSVEVRKLDLQNLASVHEFADTVESVDVLINNAGIMAVPLSRTADGFESQIGTNHLGHFALTNLLLPKITDRVVTVSSLMHWIGQISLRDLNWKSRPYSAWLAYGQSKLANLVFTSELQRRLTASGSAVRALAAHPGYSATNLQGQTGNKFGARMMAAANRVFASDPSFGARQTLFAASQDVPGDSFIGPRFGQFGPSQPVGRSPLAKRVGTQKALWELSEQLTKTTYPL; from the coding sequence ATGAGCGAATGGACCAGCGCCGACCTGCCATCGTTTTCCGGCCGCCGGGTGATCGTCACCGGCGCCAACAGCGGGCTGGGGCTCGTCACCGCGCGTGAGCTCGCCCGCGTCGGCGCCAAGGTCACCGTCGCGGTGCGCAACCTGGAGAAGGGCACCGCGGCCGCGGAAACAATGACCGGCAGCCAGGGGAACTCAGTGGAGGTACGCAAGCTCGACCTGCAGAACCTGGCCTCGGTGCACGAGTTCGCAGACACCGTCGAGAGCGTCGACGTGCTGATCAACAACGCCGGCATCATGGCGGTGCCGCTGAGCCGGACCGCCGACGGCTTCGAGAGCCAGATCGGCACCAACCACCTCGGCCATTTCGCGCTGACCAACCTGCTGCTGCCCAAGATCACCGACCGGGTGGTGACGGTGTCCTCGTTGATGCACTGGATCGGGCAGATCAGCCTGCGGGACCTCAACTGGAAGTCGCGGCCGTACTCGGCGTGGCTGGCCTACGGGCAGTCCAAGCTGGCCAACCTGGTGTTCACATCCGAGTTGCAGCGACGGCTGACAGCATCGGGCTCGGCGGTGCGCGCCCTTGCCGCCCACCCCGGCTATTCGGCCACCAACCTGCAGGGCCAGACCGGCAACAAGTTCGGCGCCCGCATGATGGCGGCCGCCAACCGGGTTTTCGCCAGCGATCCGTCGTTCGGCGCACGTCAGACGCTGTTCGCGGCGTCCCAGGACGTTCCCGGGGACAGCTTCATCGGGCCCCGGTTCGGCCAGTTCGGCCCCAGCCAGCCGGTCGGGCGCAGCCCGCTGGCCAAGCGGGTGGGCACCCAGAAGGCGCTGTGGGAGCTGTCCGAGCAGCTCACCAAAACCACGTATCCGCTGTAG
- a CDS encoding 50S ribosomal protein L25/general stress protein Ctc translates to MAKAAAKNVPNKLTATVRTRTGKGASRQARRDGNVPTVLYGHGTEPQHLEINAREFSAVLRHSGTNAVLTLDIEGKEQLALTKALDIHPIRRNIQHADLLVVRRGEKVTVEVTVTVEGDAVPGALVTQDANHIEIEAEALSIPEHLTVSIDGIEAGTQILAGQIELPAGVSLVSDPELLVVNIVEAPSAEDLEAEGAGETAEAPAEEPAAEAAEAEASE, encoded by the coding sequence ATGGCCAAGGCCGCAGCCAAGAACGTCCCCAACAAGCTCACCGCCACCGTGCGTACCCGCACCGGCAAGGGCGCCTCGCGTCAGGCCCGCCGTGACGGCAACGTGCCCACCGTGCTCTACGGCCACGGCACCGAGCCCCAGCACCTGGAGATCAACGCCCGCGAGTTCTCCGCGGTGCTGCGCCACTCCGGCACCAACGCCGTGCTGACCCTCGACATCGAGGGCAAGGAGCAGCTGGCCCTGACCAAGGCGCTGGACATCCACCCGATCCGCCGCAACATCCAGCACGCCGACCTGCTCGTCGTCCGTCGTGGCGAGAAGGTCACCGTCGAGGTCACCGTGACCGTCGAGGGTGACGCCGTCCCGGGTGCCCTGGTCACCCAGGACGCCAACCACATCGAGATCGAGGCCGAGGCCCTGTCGATCCCCGAGCACCTGACCGTGTCGATCGACGGCATCGAGGCCGGCACCCAGATCCTGGCCGGCCAGATCGAGCTGCCCGCAGGCGTTTCGCTGGTGTCGGATCCCGAGCTGCTCGTGGTCAACATCGTCGAGGCCCCGAGCGCCGAGGATCTCGAGGCCGAGGGTGCCGGCGAGACCGCCGAGGCCCCGGCCGAGGAGCCGGCCGCCGAAGCCGCCGAAGCCGAAGCTTCCGAGTAG
- a CDS encoding LpqN/LpqT family lipoprotein — protein MKRLLATAGTLAVLVTGCGAETPDYKSIWTTSSTTPAAPADNQPVPLWQFLEDSGVVGEPIAPEKIPHLSVTMPSPPGWHPYNNPNLAPGTRMIAKGNTYPTAMMLAFTLHGDFDVPKALKDHGYADAQLSENFKQLNASNADWKGFPSAMIEGSYDLNGKRMQSYNRVIIANDGLQPPQRYLIQLTVTTYADEAAAQGPDIESIIAGFNVAKK, from the coding sequence GTGAAGCGGTTGCTCGCCACGGCCGGCACACTGGCGGTCCTGGTCACCGGCTGTGGCGCGGAAACGCCTGACTACAAGTCGATCTGGACGACGAGTTCGACGACACCGGCCGCCCCTGCGGACAACCAGCCGGTACCCCTGTGGCAGTTCCTGGAGGACTCCGGTGTCGTGGGCGAGCCCATCGCACCCGAGAAGATCCCCCACCTGAGCGTCACCATGCCGAGCCCGCCGGGATGGCATCCCTACAACAATCCGAACCTGGCCCCGGGTACCCGGATGATCGCCAAGGGGAACACCTACCCCACCGCGATGATGCTGGCCTTCACCTTGCACGGCGACTTCGACGTGCCCAAGGCCCTCAAAGACCACGGCTACGCCGATGCCCAGTTGTCGGAGAACTTCAAGCAGCTCAACGCATCCAACGCGGACTGGAAGGGCTTTCCGTCGGCGATGATCGAGGGCAGCTACGACCTCAACGGCAAGCGCATGCAGAGCTACAACCGCGTCATCATCGCCAATGACGGGTTACAGCCCCCGCAGCGGTACCTCATCCAGCTGACCGTGACGACCTACGCCGACGAGGCCGCGGCACAGGGACCGGACATCGAATCGATCATCGCGGGCTTCAACGTCGCCAAGAAGTGA
- a CDS encoding ArsR/SmtB family transcription factor — MHENASPVQVFAALADDSRWQVLVALGRRPASASSLADELPISRQAIAKHLKVLTDVGLVVATRVGREVKYEAVGARLSEVARRLDSIAAGWERRLARIKDVVERDG; from the coding sequence ATGCATGAGAATGCCTCGCCGGTGCAGGTTTTCGCCGCCCTTGCCGACGACAGCCGGTGGCAGGTTCTGGTCGCACTCGGCCGCAGGCCCGCGTCCGCGTCGTCACTGGCCGACGAACTTCCGATCAGCCGCCAGGCCATCGCCAAACATCTGAAGGTGCTCACCGACGTCGGCCTGGTGGTGGCCACCCGGGTGGGGCGTGAGGTCAAGTACGAGGCGGTGGGGGCTCGGCTCAGCGAGGTGGCGCGCCGGCTCGACAGCATCGCGGCGGGTTGGGAACGCAGGCTGGCCAGGATCAAGGATGTCGTCGAGCGGGATGGCTGA
- a CDS encoding ribose-phosphate diphosphokinase, which translates to MATDWTDNRKNLMLFSGRAHPELAEQVAKELGIEVTAQTARDFANGEIFVRFDESVRGCDAFVLQSHPAPLNQWLMEQLIMIDALKRGSAKRITAILPFYPYARQDKKHRGREPISARLVADLLKTAGADRIVSVDLHTDQIQGFFDGPVDHMRGQSLLCGYIADKYAGADMVVVSPDSGRVRVAEKWADALGGVPLAFIHKTRDPLVPNQVVSNRVVGDVKGKTCILTDDMIDTGGTIAGAVKLLREDGAKDVVIAATHGVLSDPAAQRLADSGAREVIVTNTLPITDDKQFPQLTVLSIAPLLASTIRAVFDNGSVTGLFDGSA; encoded by the coding sequence GTGGCCACGGACTGGACCGACAATCGAAAAAACCTGATGCTGTTCTCGGGGCGCGCGCACCCGGAGCTGGCGGAACAGGTGGCCAAGGAACTGGGCATCGAGGTGACCGCACAGACCGCCCGGGATTTCGCCAACGGCGAGATCTTCGTCCGGTTCGACGAGTCCGTGCGCGGTTGCGACGCGTTCGTGCTGCAGAGCCATCCCGCGCCGCTGAACCAGTGGCTCATGGAGCAGCTCATCATGATCGACGCGCTCAAGCGCGGTAGCGCCAAGCGGATCACCGCGATCCTGCCGTTCTATCCCTATGCGCGCCAGGACAAGAAGCACCGCGGCCGCGAGCCCATCTCGGCCCGCCTGGTCGCCGATCTGCTCAAGACCGCCGGCGCCGACCGCATCGTCTCGGTCGACCTGCACACCGATCAGATCCAGGGCTTCTTCGACGGCCCGGTGGACCACATGCGTGGCCAGTCGCTGCTCTGCGGCTACATCGCCGACAAGTACGCCGGCGCCGACATGGTGGTCGTCTCCCCGGACTCCGGCCGGGTCCGGGTCGCCGAGAAGTGGGCCGACGCCCTGGGCGGCGTCCCGCTGGCCTTCATCCACAAGACCCGCGATCCGCTGGTGCCCAACCAGGTGGTGTCCAACCGCGTCGTCGGTGACGTCAAGGGCAAGACCTGCATCCTCACCGACGACATGATCGACACCGGCGGCACCATCGCCGGCGCGGTCAAGCTGCTGCGTGAGGACGGCGCCAAGGATGTGGTGATCGCCGCGACCCACGGCGTGCTGTCGGATCCGGCCGCCCAGCGTCTGGCCGACTCCGGTGCCCGCGAGGTGATCGTCACCAACACGCTGCCGATCACCGACGACAAGCAGTTCCCGCAGCTGACCGTGCTGTCCATCGCGCCGCTGCTGGCCAGCACCATCCGCGCGGTATTCGACAACGGCTCGGTGACCGGGCTGTTCGACGGGTCCGCCTAG
- a CDS encoding SRPBCC domain-containing protein, which translates to MTTEYDRIEREIAIDAPAQRVWALVSEPGWYINEERITEHRIDRDGDVAIVTDPTHGRFALRTVTLDEPRYAAFRWHIDADDLDSSSTLVEFWITPAPSGVVLRVVESGFASLDEPEADRRSRFDDHSGGWSLELGLAQKYLVGAAADA; encoded by the coding sequence ATGACCACCGAATACGACCGCATCGAGCGTGAGATCGCCATCGACGCACCGGCGCAACGCGTCTGGGCCCTGGTGAGCGAACCCGGTTGGTACATCAACGAAGAGCGGATCACCGAACACCGCATCGATCGTGACGGCGACGTCGCCATCGTCACCGACCCCACGCACGGCAGGTTCGCCCTGCGAACCGTCACACTCGATGAGCCGCGCTATGCGGCCTTCCGGTGGCACATCGACGCCGATGACCTCGACAGCTCGTCCACCCTCGTCGAATTCTGGATCACCCCGGCCCCATCCGGCGTGGTGCTGCGGGTGGTCGAGAGCGGTTTCGCCTCGCTCGACGAGCCCGAGGCCGACCGCCGCTCCCGGTTCGACGATCACAGTGGCGGCTGGTCGCTCGAGCTCGGCCTCGCCCAGAAGTATCTGGTGGGGGCCGCCGCAGATGCATGA
- the arsC gene encoding arsenate reductase (glutaredoxin) (This arsenate reductase requires both glutathione and glutaredoxin to convert arsenate to arsenite, after which the efflux transporter formed by ArsA and ArsB can extrude the arsenite from the cell, providing resistance.) has translation MAESDGRPAAVIYHNPKCSTSRKTLDLLRENGIEPEVVQYLKTPPTRDEIKQLIADAGIDVRTAVRKRESLYTELGLADASDEELLDAMAENPILIERPFVVTGNGTRLARPIDSVREIL, from the coding sequence ATGGCTGAATCTGATGGGCGGCCCGCCGCCGTCATCTACCACAACCCGAAGTGCTCGACCTCGCGTAAGACGCTGGATCTGTTGCGCGAGAACGGGATCGAGCCCGAGGTCGTGCAGTACCTCAAGACGCCGCCCACCCGCGACGAGATCAAGCAACTGATCGCCGACGCCGGTATCGACGTGCGTACCGCGGTGCGCAAGCGCGAATCCCTCTACACCGAACTCGGTTTGGCCGACGCGTCGGACGAGGAACTGCTCGACGCGATGGCCGAGAACCCCATCCTGATCGAGCGCCCGTTCGTCGTCACCGGCAACGGCACCCGGCTGGCCCGGCCGATCGATTCGGTGCGCGAGATTCTGTGA
- a CDS encoding metallophosphoesterase, with the protein MATQQGDFRLWAFGDAHVGTDRQFGRESLAEAIRQSEFGGAQGGPSFGWDIAVDVGDMSGAHHSLPDDAEGQGVRRQLSALRKHRREDVYSVCGNHDRSGLSEPDAWWWQKWIDPLGAHTAHSGVDAAARRYQVSGTWERYSFRVGNLLFLMLSDRNEPSQTIGRGTLGGNPGGVVSAETFEWWANMVEQNRDSIIITVHHYVLKDTTVASGEWEGVRRGADGKLYEHYHRPFLEGTPQGASYLYWVGGKPDSGAFERYLTEHPGAVALWLAGHTHTNPDDSHGGKTHIEQAWGGTYFMNVASLSRHHMPITTLPISRLLTFRRGSREVRVQCYLHTDQHAPQGWYAPAERTLTLDRPFRW; encoded by the coding sequence ATGGCGACACAGCAGGGTGACTTTCGGCTGTGGGCATTCGGTGATGCCCACGTCGGGACCGACAGGCAGTTCGGCCGGGAGAGCCTCGCCGAGGCCATCCGGCAGTCGGAATTCGGTGGAGCGCAAGGTGGTCCGTCGTTCGGCTGGGACATCGCCGTCGACGTCGGTGACATGTCCGGCGCGCATCACAGCCTGCCTGACGACGCCGAAGGGCAGGGGGTCCGCCGGCAGCTCTCGGCGCTGCGCAAGCACCGGCGTGAAGACGTGTACTCGGTGTGCGGAAACCACGACCGCAGTGGACTTTCCGAACCCGACGCCTGGTGGTGGCAGAAGTGGATCGATCCGCTGGGCGCGCACACCGCACACTCCGGCGTCGACGCCGCAGCTCGGCGCTATCAGGTCAGCGGGACCTGGGAACGCTACTCGTTCCGGGTGGGCAACCTGCTCTTCCTGATGCTCAGCGACCGCAACGAGCCGTCGCAGACGATCGGACGGGGCACGCTCGGCGGTAACCCCGGCGGGGTGGTCTCCGCCGAGACGTTCGAGTGGTGGGCGAACATGGTTGAACAGAACCGTGATTCGATCATCATCACCGTGCACCACTACGTGCTCAAGGACACGACGGTGGCGTCAGGGGAGTGGGAGGGGGTGCGCCGCGGCGCGGACGGAAAACTCTACGAGCACTACCATCGCCCGTTCCTGGAGGGGACGCCGCAGGGCGCGTCATACCTGTACTGGGTCGGCGGCAAGCCTGACTCCGGGGCTTTCGAGCGGTACCTCACCGAACACCCGGGTGCGGTCGCGCTCTGGTTGGCCGGCCACACCCACACCAATCCCGACGATTCCCACGGCGGCAAGACTCATATCGAACAGGCTTGGGGTGGAACCTATTTCATGAACGTGGCGTCATTGAGTCGCCACCACATGCCGATCACGACCCTGCCGATCAGCCGGCTGCTCACATTTCGCCGCGGCAGCCGAGAGGTGCGGGTGCAGTGCTATCTGCACACCGACCAACATGCGCCGCAGGGCTGGTACGCCCCGGCGGAGCGCACGCTCACCCTCGACCGGCCGTTCCGCTGGTAA
- the glmU gene encoding bifunctional UDP-N-acetylglucosamine diphosphorylase/glucosamine-1-phosphate N-acetyltransferase GlmU — protein MRSDTPKVLHTLAGRSMLSHAVHTVANAAAQHLVVVLGHDRDRIAPAVGELADKLGRTIDVAIQDQQLGTGHAVACGLSSLPDEFTGTVVVTSGDVPLLDADTLAGLIETHSAATAAATVLTTTVPDPTGYGRILRTQDNEVIGIVEQADATESQRAIREVNAGVYAFDIADLRSALSRLSSNNAQQELYLTDVIAIVRQDGRTVRAMHVDDSALVAGVNDRVQLSDLGAELNRRIVARHQRAGVTIIDPATTWIDVDVTIGRDTVVRPGTQLLGTTEIGAGCEIGPDSTLTDVEVGDGASVVRTHAQLAVIGAGATVGPFTYLRPGTVLGADGKLGAFVETKNSTIGTGTKVPHLTYVGDADIGDHSNIGASSVFVNYDGETKHRTTIGSHVRTGSDTMFIAPVTVGDGAYTGAGTVLRDDVPPGALAVSDNAQRTIEGWVERKRPGSAAAEAARKAREE, from the coding sequence ATGCGCTCGGACACCCCGAAGGTGCTGCACACCCTGGCGGGCCGCAGCATGCTCAGCCACGCGGTACACACCGTGGCCAACGCGGCAGCCCAACATCTGGTGGTCGTACTCGGCCACGACCGCGACCGCATCGCCCCCGCGGTCGGCGAGCTGGCCGACAAGCTGGGCCGCACCATCGACGTCGCCATCCAGGACCAACAGCTGGGCACCGGCCACGCCGTGGCCTGCGGGCTGAGCTCGTTGCCCGACGAATTCACCGGCACGGTCGTCGTGACCTCGGGTGATGTCCCCCTGCTCGACGCCGACACCCTGGCCGGCCTCATCGAGACCCACAGCGCCGCGACGGCGGCCGCCACGGTGCTCACCACCACCGTGCCCGACCCCACCGGCTACGGCCGCATCCTGCGCACCCAGGACAACGAGGTCATCGGCATCGTCGAGCAGGCCGACGCGACCGAGTCGCAGCGGGCGATCCGGGAAGTCAACGCCGGGGTGTACGCCTTCGACATCGCCGACCTGCGCTCGGCGCTGAGCCGGTTGAGCTCGAACAACGCGCAGCAGGAGCTGTACCTCACCGACGTCATCGCGATCGTGCGGCAGGACGGCCGGACGGTGCGGGCCATGCACGTCGACGACAGCGCGCTGGTCGCCGGCGTCAACGACCGCGTGCAGCTCTCCGATCTGGGCGCCGAACTCAACCGCCGCATCGTGGCCCGCCATCAGCGAGCCGGCGTCACGATCATCGACCCGGCCACCACCTGGATCGACGTCGACGTCACCATCGGCCGCGACACCGTCGTACGCCCCGGCACCCAGCTGCTCGGCACCACAGAGATCGGCGCCGGCTGCGAGATCGGTCCGGACTCCACGCTGACCGACGTCGAGGTGGGCGACGGCGCCTCGGTGGTGCGCACCCACGCTCAGCTGGCCGTGATCGGGGCCGGCGCCACCGTCGGCCCGTTCACCTACCTGCGGCCGGGCACCGTCCTCGGAGCCGACGGAAAGCTCGGCGCGTTCGTCGAGACCAAGAACTCCACGATCGGCACGGGTACCAAGGTGCCGCACCTGACCTACGTCGGCGACGCCGACATCGGCGACCACAGCAACATCGGGGCCTCCAGCGTCTTCGTCAACTACGACGGCGAGACCAAGCACCGGACGACCATCGGCTCCCACGTGCGCACCGGCTCCGACACGATGTTCATCGCGCCGGTCACCGTCGGTGACGGGGCCTACACCGGCGCCGGCACCGTGCTGCGCGACGACGTCCCGCCCGGTGCGCTGGCGGTCTCGGACAACGCCCAGCGCACCATCGAGGGCTGGGTGGAGCGCAAGCGTCCGGGCTCGGCAGCCGCCGAGGCCGCGCGCAAGGCCCGCGAGGAGTAG